One Gemmatimonadota bacterium genomic window carries:
- a CDS encoding urate hydroxylase PuuD, with amino-acid sequence MEPQLRELLDLLLRWVHVIAGIMWIGNSLLFNWLDRNLLPPRETGRGFQGEAWLIHSGGFYLVQKTPLEGGELPRPLHWFKWQAYTTWLSGACLLLVVYYVSGGALLVDPAVSGIGPGAAILLSAGLLVAGWAVYELIWAWPLVRRERAATFLSLAILLAAGLALPHVLSGRAAFLQMGAMLGTLMAGNVATKIMPAQRQLVQAVGAGATPDAAVAARAKQRSIHNNYMTFPVIVLMVSSHFPGLYGHERNWLVLWILLAGGAVVRHLMNIRFTYRRWVPALAATAAAGAAALYLAGARPAGPGSRVAGAGPQDVGGDVAFSTARSVIDRRCAACHSANPADPSFGASPAGVAFDTPEQILARADRILARAVLTETMPPGNKTWMTPPERELLRRWLEQGAPLR; translated from the coding sequence ATGGAGCCGCAACTGAGGGAGCTGCTGGACCTGCTGCTGCGCTGGGTGCATGTGATCGCGGGGATCATGTGGATCGGCAATTCCCTGCTCTTCAACTGGCTGGACCGGAACCTCCTCCCGCCCCGGGAAACCGGGCGCGGCTTTCAGGGCGAGGCGTGGCTGATCCACAGCGGCGGGTTCTATCTGGTGCAGAAGACGCCGCTCGAGGGCGGCGAGCTGCCCCGCCCGCTGCACTGGTTCAAGTGGCAGGCGTACACGACGTGGCTGAGCGGCGCCTGCCTGCTGCTGGTGGTCTACTACGTGAGCGGCGGCGCGCTGCTCGTGGACCCGGCCGTCTCGGGCATCGGGCCGGGTGCCGCGATCCTGCTCAGCGCCGGCCTGCTTGTCGCTGGCTGGGCCGTCTACGAGTTGATCTGGGCCTGGCCCCTAGTGCGGCGCGAGCGAGCTGCAACCTTCCTGTCCCTGGCCATCTTGCTGGCTGCCGGCCTGGCACTGCCGCACGTGCTCAGTGGGCGCGCCGCGTTCCTGCAAATGGGCGCCATGCTGGGAACGCTCATGGCCGGGAACGTGGCCACGAAGATCATGCCGGCGCAGCGCCAACTGGTACAGGCCGTGGGCGCCGGGGCGACGCCGGACGCCGCGGTCGCCGCCCGCGCCAAGCAGCGCTCGATCCACAACAACTACATGACCTTCCCCGTTATCGTGCTCATGGTGAGCAGCCATTTCCCCGGCTTGTACGGCCACGAGCGGAACTGGCTGGTACTGTGGATATTGCTGGCGGGCGGGGCGGTGGTGCGCCACCTCATGAACATCCGCTTCACCTATCGCCGCTGGGTCCCGGCGCTAGCGGCCACCGCCGCGGCCGGGGCTGCAGCGTTGTACCTGGCCGGCGCGCGGCCGGCGGGCCCGGGCAGTCGCGTAGCAGGCGCGGGCCCCCAGGACGTGGGAGGCGACGTCGCGTTCAGCACGGCCCGCAGCGTCATTGACCGGCGTTGCGCCGCCTGCCATTCGGCGAACCCGGCGGACCCCAGCTTCGGCGCCTCACCGGCCGGCGTCGCCTTCGACACCCCCGAGCAGATCCTCGCCCGAGCGGACCGGATCCTGGCCCGCGCCGTGCTGACCGAGACCATGCCGCCCGGCAACAAGACGTGGATGACGCCCCCGGAGCGCGAGCTGCTCCGGCGCTGGCTGGAACAGGGTGCGCCGCTGCGATAG
- a CDS encoding amidase — translation MRTDAPVDRRHFLAYFSAMGFSGSLFPGVLWARLQQEREITKQMVAEAEKVAGLEFTDAQREEMLRGLNQNARAYAQLRNVALENAVPPAIQFDPVLPGMEVPSEVKKFRPSKVEKVRRPANFEEAAFWPVTHLAELVRTRQVTAAELTRMYLDRLKRYGEKPLEAVVTLTEERAIEQAARADQEIRRGRYRGPLHGIPWGAKDLLAVKGYRTTWGAKPYESQVIEEDATVVRRLDEAGAVLVAKLTLGALAQGDVWYGGMTRNPWKLDQGSSGSSAGPAAATVAGLVGFAIGSETLGSIVSPSTRTGATGLRPTFGRVSRHGAMALAWSMDKIGPLCRSVEDCALVLRAIQGPDGKDPAARDVPFNWDANVKPADLRIGLLKSAFEAERENKAFDDAALEVLRSLGAKLTPFELPADYPVAALRFILSAEAGAAFGGPALSGELDTMERSSWPNTFRQARFIPAVEYIQANRVRTLLMRAMHQAMKGFDVVVAPSFAQNLLLLTNLTGHPTVVLPNGFTPAGTPVSLSFVGKLWGEAEALALARAYQDATGFHLKQPAGLA, via the coding sequence ATGAGGACGGACGCGCCCGTCGACCGCCGCCACTTCCTGGCCTACTTCTCCGCCATGGGCTTCTCCGGCAGCCTCTTCCCTGGCGTGCTCTGGGCGCGGCTGCAGCAGGAGCGTGAGATCACGAAGCAAATGGTCGCCGAGGCCGAGAAGGTCGCAGGGCTCGAGTTCACGGACGCGCAGCGCGAGGAGATGCTGCGGGGGCTCAACCAGAACGCGCGGGCGTACGCACAGCTCCGGAACGTGGCCCTCGAGAACGCCGTCCCGCCGGCCATCCAGTTCGACCCGGTGCTCCCGGGGATGGAGGTCCCGAGCGAGGTGAAGAAGTTCCGCCCGAGCAAAGTGGAGAAGGTCCGCCGCCCCGCGAACTTCGAGGAGGCGGCGTTCTGGCCGGTCACCCACCTCGCGGAGCTGGTCCGTACCCGGCAGGTCACGGCCGCCGAACTCACGCGCATGTACCTCGACCGGCTGAAGCGTTACGGCGAGAAGCCGCTCGAGGCGGTGGTCACGCTGACGGAGGAGCGGGCGATCGAGCAGGCCGCCCGCGCCGACCAGGAGATCCGGCGCGGCCGCTACCGCGGCCCACTGCACGGCATCCCCTGGGGCGCCAAGGACCTGCTCGCGGTGAAGGGCTACCGCACGACCTGGGGCGCCAAGCCCTACGAGAGTCAGGTGATCGAGGAGGATGCAACCGTGGTGCGGCGGCTCGACGAGGCGGGCGCCGTCCTGGTCGCCAAGCTGACGCTCGGCGCGCTGGCCCAGGGCGACGTCTGGTACGGGGGCATGACGCGCAACCCCTGGAAGCTGGACCAGGGGTCGAGCGGCAGTTCCGCCGGCCCGGCCGCCGCCACGGTCGCGGGGCTCGTCGGCTTCGCCATCGGCAGCGAAACCCTGGGCTCGATCGTATCCCCCTCGACGCGGACGGGGGCGACGGGGCTCCGGCCAACTTTCGGGCGAGTCAGCCGCCACGGCGCCATGGCGCTCGCGTGGAGCATGGACAAGATCGGGCCGCTCTGCCGCAGCGTCGAGGACTGCGCGCTGGTGCTGCGCGCGATCCAGGGCCCGGACGGCAAGGACCCTGCGGCACGCGACGTCCCCTTCAACTGGGACGCCAATGTGAAGCCGGCCGACCTCCGGATCGGCTTGCTGAAGAGCGCGTTCGAGGCGGAACGCGAGAACAAAGCGTTCGACGACGCGGCGCTCGAGGTCCTCCGCTCGCTCGGCGCGAAGCTCACACCCTTCGAGCTGCCCGCGGACTACCCCGTCGCCGCGCTCCGCTTCATCCTGAGCGCCGAGGCGGGCGCGGCCTTCGGCGGGCCCGCGCTCTCCGGCGAGCTGGACACCATGGAGCGGAGCTCCTGGCCCAACACCTTCCGCCAGGCGCGCTTCATCCCGGCGGTCGAGTACATCCAGGCGAACCGCGTGCGCACGCTCCTCATGCGCGCCATGCACCAGGCGATGAAGGGGTTCGACGTGGTGGTCGCACCGTCCTTCGCGCAGAACCTGCTCCTGCTCACCAACCTGACCGGGCACCCGACGGTCGTGCTGCCCAACGGCTTCACGCCGGCGGGGACGCCCGTGAGCCTGTCCTTCGTGGGGAAGCTGTGGGGTGAGGCCGAGGCGCTGGCGCTGGCCAGGGCGTATCAGGATGCGACCGGGTTCCACCTGAAGCAGCCGGCAGGGTTGGCTTGA